In Pelosinus sp. UFO1, one genomic interval encodes:
- a CDS encoding MotA/TolQ/ExbB proton channel family protein, whose amino-acid sequence MQSINLFYKGGPVMYLLVMCSLGVVAITVERFLYYRHAALNMQKFQVNLQPLLANQHVEDAVLLCENTKAVVGIVTAQGLYAYQRGSSIDTAMESAAMLAAARLRENLNYLSAIVTLAPLLGLLGTVVGMINSFSVFNIQAGQPMAITGGVGEALVATATGLSVAVMALVSHTYFSQRLDGLITDVEQGIAMVLTYLRTPVNGKMKREAHEIA is encoded by the coding sequence ATGCAAAGTATCAATTTGTTCTATAAAGGCGGACCTGTTATGTATCTTCTCGTGATGTGCTCCTTGGGTGTAGTTGCCATTACAGTGGAACGTTTTTTATATTACCGACATGCTGCTTTAAATATGCAGAAGTTCCAGGTTAATCTACAGCCACTACTGGCGAACCAGCACGTTGAGGATGCTGTGCTATTGTGTGAGAATACAAAGGCAGTTGTAGGAATAGTAACAGCTCAAGGGTTATATGCGTATCAACGGGGAAGCAGTATAGATACTGCTATGGAAAGTGCCGCCATGTTGGCTGCTGCCCGCTTGCGTGAGAATCTCAATTATTTGAGCGCGATTGTTACATTGGCGCCACTACTTGGACTATTAGGAACAGTGGTTGGCATGATTAATTCTTTTAGTGTATTTAATATTCAAGCTGGGCAGCCAATGGCAATTACTGGCGGTGTCGGAGAGGCACTGGTGGCAACGGCTACAGGACTGTCTGTCGCAGTGATGGCCTTAGTTTCTCATACTTATTTTTCTCAGCGATTGGATGGATTGATCACCGATGTGGAACAAGGGATTGCTATGGTCCTTACTTATTTACGGACTCCAGTAAATGGGAAGATGAAGAGGGAAGCACATGAAATTGCGTAA
- the nadC gene encoding carboxylating nicotinate-nucleotide diphosphorylase translates to MNKLALDDLLHRSLLEDIGFGDITSEAIFNESHTSQGFLLAKQNLVLAGMEVFSRVFALLDDQIQISPYYTDGTLVPAGEKIASMAGNTRSLLAGERVALNLLQRMSGIATHTRRYVEALNGFPTIIVDTRKTTPGLRMLEKYAVTVGGGKNHRYGLDSMVLIKDNHIKAAGGITAAVQLVRSQGTCFRKIEVEVENLLQVQEALVVGADIIMLDNMHINMIEQAVEMIAGKALIEVSGNVVLARAAELAAAGVDIISSGELTHSVKTADISMRLV, encoded by the coding sequence ATGAACAAATTAGCGTTAGATGATCTGCTGCACAGATCCTTGCTAGAAGATATCGGTTTTGGCGACATTACCAGTGAGGCTATTTTTAATGAAAGTCATACATCGCAAGGATTTCTTCTGGCGAAGCAAAATCTTGTTTTGGCGGGAATGGAAGTGTTTTCTCGTGTTTTTGCCTTGTTGGATGATCAAATTCAAATAAGTCCTTATTATACGGATGGTACTTTGGTGCCAGCAGGAGAAAAAATAGCAAGTATGGCAGGGAATACTCGTTCCTTATTGGCAGGGGAAAGAGTTGCTCTTAATTTGTTACAGCGAATGTCAGGAATAGCAACCCATACCAGACGATATGTTGAGGCATTGAATGGCTTTCCTACGATTATCGTAGATACACGTAAAACTACGCCTGGTTTACGCATGTTAGAAAAATATGCTGTAACGGTTGGTGGTGGGAAGAATCACCGTTATGGGCTAGATTCTATGGTATTAATAAAAGATAATCATATCAAAGCAGCAGGAGGTATCACTGCAGCAGTACAGCTTGTACGCAGTCAAGGTACGTGTTTTAGAAAAATCGAAGTTGAGGTTGAAAATTTGCTGCAGGTGCAAGAAGCATTAGTAGTAGGGGCAGATATTATTATGCTAGACAATATGCATATCAATATGATAGAGCAAGCTGTAGAGATGATTGCTGGGAAAGCCTTAATTGAAGTTTCAGGAAATGTGGTGTTAGCTAGAGCAGCAGAATTGGCTGCTGCTGGTGTTGACATTATCTCAAGTGGTGAATTGACTCATTCTGTAAAGACAGCTGATATAAGCATGAGATTGGTATAA
- a CDS encoding iron transporter, translated as MTFITLLALFVSVGQSFAAGFQEYPIGDDVEVPQAGFKVAVVYFQPISMEPAGMGLTPAKSDIHLETDIAAIEGNNTGFGVAEWIPYLTVHYKLTKKGTGEVIEGNLMPMNASDGPHYGANVKMKGAGTYDVAFTIDSPLRQNYMLHVDKETGVEGRFWEKPIVLHWDFDYIPRSW; from the coding sequence ATGACTTTTATTACTTTATTGGCATTGTTCGTATCAGTAGGGCAATCCTTTGCCGCTGGTTTCCAGGAATATCCTATTGGTGATGATGTTGAAGTGCCTCAAGCAGGGTTTAAAGTTGCTGTTGTTTATTTTCAGCCGATATCAATGGAACCAGCTGGAATGGGGTTAACACCTGCTAAATCGGATATTCATCTTGAAACGGATATTGCTGCGATTGAAGGCAACAATACAGGTTTTGGTGTTGCTGAATGGATTCCTTATTTGACTGTACATTATAAATTAACTAAAAAAGGTACTGGTGAAGTTATCGAAGGCAACCTTATGCCAATGAATGCTTCTGATGGACCTCACTATGGAGCAAATGTGAAAATGAAGGGTGCCGGTACATATGATGTAGCGTTTACGATTGATAGTCCTCTTCGTCAGAATTACATGCTGCATGTTGACAAAGAAACTGGTGTTGAAGGCCGTTTCTGGGAAAAACCAATTGTTCTACATTGGGATTTTGACTATATTCCTAGAAGTTGGTAA
- a CDS encoding FTR1 family protein, which yields MRKWLLVFCAIIVLTIGQGLALAAPQWNAVVDRIEQTMNQSLVVHKSGDTVTAKKMVNDAYYGTYEKDGLEKAVNSTVSAKRANLTEYKFSTIKKLMTNQAPEAQIKKQIDELIAMMREDVGQMSSGGKQHDSWATFWPAFLILVREGVEAILVIAAIIAYLIKSGNGEKTRIIYNYSAGAVVASFVTAILFRSAISISGASQEIMEGVTMWLAVFVLFSVSHWMRSKSDEKSWGNYIEGKVKSSLSSGNTLSLGVASFLAVYREGAELVLFYQALFNDAGDDMHMIWLGFGLGCIALVAIFALIRYGSLKMPIKPFFQGTSILMCVMALSFAGTGVSKLQEGGIVDVTLINGMPMFDLLGIYPTLETLLPQILLLTMIIGNVMYQKRKKLKEVVS from the coding sequence ATGCGTAAATGGTTATTGGTCTTTTGTGCAATTATAGTACTAACCATTGGACAGGGGCTAGCTTTAGCTGCGCCGCAATGGAATGCTGTAGTTGATCGTATTGAGCAAACAATGAACCAGTCCCTTGTTGTACATAAGAGTGGAGATACTGTTACAGCCAAGAAAATGGTGAACGACGCTTATTATGGGACGTATGAGAAAGACGGCTTGGAAAAGGCGGTAAACTCTACTGTTTCTGCCAAACGAGCCAATTTGACTGAGTACAAGTTCAGTACGATCAAAAAGTTAATGACTAACCAGGCGCCTGAGGCACAAATCAAAAAACAAATTGATGAATTAATTGCGATGATGCGTGAAGACGTTGGGCAAATGAGTAGTGGTGGCAAACAGCATGATTCTTGGGCAACTTTTTGGCCTGCCTTTCTTATTCTGGTCCGCGAAGGTGTTGAGGCAATTTTAGTTATTGCGGCCATTATTGCTTATCTGATTAAATCGGGCAATGGTGAAAAAACGAGAATAATTTATAATTATTCAGCGGGGGCGGTGGTGGCAAGTTTTGTAACGGCTATCTTATTCCGTTCTGCGATCAGTATCAGTGGTGCTAGTCAAGAGATTATGGAAGGCGTGACAATGTGGCTTGCAGTATTTGTCCTTTTTTCCGTCAGTCATTGGATGCGCAGCAAGTCAGATGAGAAGTCTTGGGGTAACTATATTGAAGGCAAGGTAAAAAGTTCATTAAGCAGCGGTAACACTTTATCTTTGGGGGTTGCGTCGTTTTTAGCGGTATACCGTGAGGGAGCTGAACTTGTTTTGTTCTATCAAGCGTTATTTAATGATGCTGGTGATGATATGCATATGATTTGGCTGGGATTTGGTTTGGGATGTATTGCTTTAGTTGCGATTTTTGCATTGATCCGTTATGGCAGTTTAAAAATGCCAATCAAGCCTTTTTTTCAGGGCACCAGTATTTTGATGTGTGTTATGGCACTTAGTTTTGCTGGTACCGGAGTGAGCAAGCTGCAAGAAGGTGGCATCGTTGACGTTACTCTTATAAATGGGATGCCAATGTTTGATCTATTAGGAATTTATCCGACTTTGGAAACTCTATTGCCGCAAATTCTTCTATTAACAATGATTATTGGAAATGTGATGTATCAAAAAAGAAAAAAACTTAAGGAGGTCGTATCGTGA
- a CDS encoding energy transducer TonB produces the protein MSYTVRWRKAIALSVFLHIFLGAAVGYMTVRLTPPPPPDEQVIELDMAAALPDAGPAETEPEVALPSTPLPEVLPPEELPPVEPPPAITEDIVDSEPVPIKEIPAEKDIPAPVSSSKRSAMGTPPIVLVRANPINPPELDEVGRKVVVVLRMQILENGSPGKISVAVPSGYKSINDAAIAAAKKWHFEPAKDREGRPMVCSTILSIPFIP, from the coding sequence ATGTCTTATACGGTCCGTTGGCGCAAAGCGATTGCACTGTCGGTTTTTTTGCACATTTTTTTGGGTGCGGCAGTTGGTTACATGACGGTTAGGCTAACCCCTCCACCGCCCCCCGATGAACAAGTTATTGAGCTAGATATGGCGGCTGCCTTGCCCGATGCTGGTCCAGCAGAGACTGAACCAGAAGTTGCATTGCCAAGTACGCCTTTACCGGAAGTATTGCCACCAGAGGAACTTCCGCCTGTAGAGCCCCCGCCTGCAATTACTGAAGATATAGTAGATTCTGAGCCAGTACCAATCAAGGAAATACCGGCAGAAAAAGATATACCCGCTCCTGTAAGCAGTAGTAAACGCAGTGCGATGGGAACACCACCGATTGTGTTAGTACGGGCTAATCCAATAAACCCGCCTGAATTAGATGAAGTTGGACGTAAAGTAGTGGTGGTGCTCAGAATGCAAATTCTGGAGAACGGATCACCCGGAAAGATTTCTGTTGCTGTTCCATCGGGATATAAGAGCATTAATGACGCAGCTATAGCAGCTGCGAAGAAATGGCACTTTGAGCCAGCGAAGGATCGTGAAGGAAGACCAATGGTTTGTTCTACTATTTTATCAATTCCTTTTATCCCCTAA
- a CDS encoding biopolymer transporter ExbD: MKLRNLRLDNQPQLMIIPMIDIIFFLLVFFMMSTLSMVEQRAIPVNLPQAAASLQDMQHNTAITVMQDGNVMFDQETIPLNLLGKRAKTALLQQPENVFVLRADKQTEYEKVVAALDELKAAGARRISIATERKVR, translated from the coding sequence ATGAAATTGCGTAATTTACGGCTAGACAATCAACCGCAACTAATGATTATCCCGATGATTGATATCATTTTCTTTTTGCTAGTATTTTTTATGATGAGTACTTTATCTATGGTGGAACAGCGGGCCATTCCCGTAAATTTACCCCAAGCCGCCGCGTCCTTGCAGGATATGCAGCATAACACAGCCATTACCGTTATGCAGGATGGTAATGTTATGTTTGATCAGGAAACAATTCCTTTAAACTTGCTTGGGAAAAGGGCTAAAACTGCATTATTGCAGCAGCCCGAAAATGTATTTGTGCTAAGAGCTGATAAACAGACGGAGTATGAAAAAGTAGTCGCTGCATTAGATGAACTAAAGGCCGCGGGCGCTCGTCGAATATCGATAGCGACGGAACGGAAAGTGAGGTAG